Proteins from one Rhinopithecus roxellana isolate Shanxi Qingling chromosome 20, ASM756505v1, whole genome shotgun sequence genomic window:
- the C20H16orf54 gene encoding transmembrane protein C16orf54 homolog, giving the protein MPWTPEPPSGRVEGPPTWEAAPWPSLPCGPCIPIMLALATLAALFILTTAVLAERLFRRALRPDPSHHAPTLVWRPGGELWIEPMGTARERSEDWYGSAVPLLTDRAPEPTTPVGVLEARATAPHAPSAPISAPSSLGPQTPQEVPAQSTFWGPQPWEGRPPATGLVSWAEPEQRPEGRAQFGSPQARRQRPRSPDPEWGLQPRVTLEQISAFWKREGRTSVGF; this is encoded by the coding sequence ATGCCGTGGACTCCAGAGCCGCCCTCTGGGCGCGTGGAGGGGCCCCCCACGTGGGAGGCAGCCCCATGGCCCTCACTGCCCTGTGGGCCCTGCATCCCCATCATGCTGGCCCTGGCCACCCTGGCTGCGCTCTTCATCCTCACCACCGCTGTGTTGGCTGAACGCCTGTTCCGCCGTGCTCTCCGCCCAGACCCCAGCCACCATGCACCCACCCTGGTGTGGCGCCCAGGAGGAGAGCTGTGGATTGAGCCCATGGGCACCGCCCGAGAGCGCTCTGAGGACTGGTACGGCTCTGCGGTCCCCCTGCTGACAGACCGGGCCCCTGAGCCTACCACCCCGGTGGGTGTTTTGGAGGCCCGAGCAACTGCCCCACATGCCCCCTCAGCCCCAATTTCTGCTCCCAGCTCCTTGGGCCCCCAGACCCCACAGGAGGTCCCAGCCCAGAGCACCTTCTGGGGGCCCCAGCCCTGGGAGGGGAGGCCCCCCGCCACAGGCCTGGTGAGCTGGGCTGAACCCGAGCAGAGGCCAGAGGGCAGAGCCCAGTTTGGGAGTCCCCAGGCCAGGAGGCAGCGGCCACGGAGCCCGGATCCCGAGTGGGGCCTCCAGCCACGGGTCACCTTGGAGCAGATCTCAGCTTTCTGGAAGCGTGAAGGCCGGACCAGTGTGGGGTTCTGA